The DNA region GCATTCCAGTCTGAGCAGTTGGGAACAGGTCATGCAGTAATGATGGCTGAGCCGGAATTGGCAGGGTTAGAAGGACAAACCTTGGTAATCGCAGGTGATACACCGCTGATTACAGGTGAAAGTTTGAAAAATCTTATTAGTTTCCATGTTAGCCATAAAAATGTGGCGACCATTTTGACTGCTCAGGCAGATGATCCTTTTGGCTATGGTCGAATTATCCGAAATGCAGATGGTGAGGTACAAAAAATTGTTGAGCAAAAGGATGCTAACGATTTTGAAAAACAAGTCAGGGAAATCAATACTGGTACCTATCTCTTTGATAATAAACGCCTCTTTGAAGCCTTAAAGGACATCAATACGGACAACGCTCAAGGCGAATACTATCTGACAGATGTGATTGCAATCTTCCGTCAGGCGGGAGAAAAAGTGGGGGCTTATGTGTTGCGAGATTTTGACGAAAGTCTAGGCGTCAATGACCGTACTGCTCTTGCAAAAGCTGAAGCGGTGATGCGTAAACGGATCAATGAAAAACATATGGTCAATGGTGTTACATTTATCAATCCAGAAGCAACTTATATCGACATTGATGTTGAAATTGGTGCAGAGGTAGTTATTGAAGCCAATGTTGTACTGAAAGGCAGGACTAGCATAGGAGAGCGCACTGTTTTGACAAACGGAACTCGTATCCGCGACTCTAAAATTGCAGCAGATGTTGTGATTAGCAATTCAGACATTGAAGAATCCATCATTGATGAAGGTGTAACAGTTGGACCATACGCTCATATCCGTCCAGATAGCCTATTGAAAAAAGGGGTTCATGTCGGTAATTTTGTGGAAGTCAAGGCTTCTACGCTTGGAGAAGGAACTAAGTCAGGGCATTTGACCTATCTTGGAAATGCGACCATTGGAAGAAATGTCAATGTGGGAGCTGGTACCATCACTGTGAACTATGATGGAAAAAATAAGTTTAAGACCAGAGTAGGAGACAATGCCTTTGTTGGCTCAAATTCAACCATCATTGCACCGGTAACAATTAACGATAATGCTCTGCTGGCTGCTGGCTCTGTGATCACAAAGGATATTCCTAAAGATGCAATCGGTATTGGTCGTAGTCGCCAAGAAAATAAAGAAGGATATGCAACACGTTTTCCTTTCCATCCAGATAAAAAATAGGTAGCTATATGAAATTTGAAGAAAAAACCATTAATCGGAAAGAGATTTTCAAGGGACATATCTTTGATGTCGTAGTTGATGATGTCCAATTACCAGATGGTAAAACTGGTAAGCGGGAATTGGTTTTCCATAAGGGAGCAGTTTGTGTTTTAGCTTTGACATCAGATGGTAAGATGATTTTAGTTAAACA from Streptococcus ruminantium includes:
- the glmU gene encoding bifunctional UDP-N-acetylglucosamine diphosphorylase/glucosamine-1-phosphate N-acetyltransferase GlmU; this translates as MSNNYAIILAAGKGTRMKSDLPKVLHKVAGITMLEHVKRAVDAVEPAKTVTIVGHKAELVQAVLEGSSECAFQSEQLGTGHAVMMAEPELAGLEGQTLVIAGDTPLITGESLKNLISFHVSHKNVATILTAQADDPFGYGRIIRNADGEVQKIVEQKDANDFEKQVREINTGTYLFDNKRLFEALKDINTDNAQGEYYLTDVIAIFRQAGEKVGAYVLRDFDESLGVNDRTALAKAEAVMRKRINEKHMVNGVTFINPEATYIDIDVEIGAEVVIEANVVLKGRTSIGERTVLTNGTRIRDSKIAADVVISNSDIEESIIDEGVTVGPYAHIRPDSLLKKGVHVGNFVEVKASTLGEGTKSGHLTYLGNATIGRNVNVGAGTITVNYDGKNKFKTRVGDNAFVGSNSTIIAPVTINDNALLAAGSVITKDIPKDAIGIGRSRQENKEGYATRFPFHPDKK